A genomic window from Camelina sativa cultivar DH55 chromosome 2, Cs, whole genome shotgun sequence includes:
- the LOC104737445 gene encoding uncharacterized protein LOC104737445, with protein sequence MLTSPCSSSSLLCHRPALSISRSKFRVPCRTVFSPDLTQISPLTAASSPSNKSAKQKWKIFCFRNEDSAPENPEQFVPEEIVKPDQDSPCTDKTDLKATLQKAADAVLKAIGTRWKVPWTVETIVQVMLLWVAAFWFIGSWMIPFMAHISGFHKESLTFRGQALFSLVTDVTEGLAGIAILHRCLSMFRPLASDWFRFSLKGNWQLDVIIGCFMFPFVNRLSQLNLNLLPLPIEISKILHFSLFPLFKNPNFPPLWIAIIAEPSFPFPEDKITTFSEFSDQKQDISPPPLFVYSIR encoded by the exons ATGTTGACCTCTCCttgctcttcttcgtctctcctTTGCCATCGCCCAGCGCTATCTATTTCGCGTTCTAAGTTTAGGGTTCCTTGTCGAACTGTCTTCTCTCCTGATCTTACCCAGATTTCCCCTTTAACTGCTGCTTCTTCACCTTCTAATAAGTCCGCAAAGCAA AAATGGAAGATTTTTTGCTTTAGAAATGAGGATTCTGCTCCTGAGAATCCGGAGCAATTCGTGCCTGAGGAAATAGTTAAGCCAGATCAAGATTCTCCATGTACAGATAAAACTGATTTGAAGGCAACTCTTCAAAAG GCTGCAGATGCAGTTTTGAAGGCCATTGGGACTCGTTGGAAAGTACCATGGACTGTTGAGACCATTGTGCAG GTAATGCTTCTGTGGGTAGCTGCTTTCTGGTTCATTGGTTCATGGATGATCCCATTCATGGCTCATATATCAGGTTTCCACAAAGAATCCCTAACATTTAGAGGCCAAGCGTTGTTCAGTCTAGTAACTGATGTAACAGAAGGCCTTGCTGGGATTGCTATCCTCCACCGTTGTCTCTCCATGTTCCGTCCTCTTGCAAGCGATTGGTTCCGCTTTAGCCTCAAAGGAAACTGGCAACTAGATGTTATCATAGGCTGTTTCATGTTCCCTTTCGTTAACCGTCTATCCCAATTAAACCTCAACCTTTTGCCACTCCCAATagaaatatccaaaattctccatttttcattgtttccactcttcaaaaaccctaatttcccacCACTGTGGATAGCCATTATCGCCGAGCCTTCTTTCCCTTTCCCTGAAGACAAAATCACAACTTTCTCGGAGTTCAGTGACCAGAAACAAGACATCTCGCCACCACCATTGTTTGTGTACTCCATACGATAA